In Candidatus Baltobacteraceae bacterium, a single genomic region encodes these proteins:
- the mptA gene encoding GTP cyclohydrolase MptA, giving the protein MHVYIGIGSNLGDRQANILAALQRLRAYARIGRVSAFYEGEPADGAGGPAFLNVAAQIDTELDRVAFERVLREVELAVGRISDTRLQARPIDIDLLAFGEWTHPQLAQRPYNATPLAEIAPQFAQFANRNGNNLLRRKTRSLHFLANRQEEAPDVRLSLNRVGVSHVRRIVQLEIDGTPRVFNGEFTMVADLSPDKAGVHMSRFSEILEEATLDVLAASPQPARIERLVEAIAREIVRSQRAIRADVRLRADFGLERWTPVSGKRGEEIYTLVGIAHADESGTRRVVGVEAEGMTACPCAQSMVREHSLHQLTEAGFSQADAQRALDALPVATHNQRGRGAILLGVDTEHADSVRAEDLVEIVESSMSSETYDLLKRPDEFFIVNKAHQNPKFVEDVVRGILSRALDMYADLPDDTFVFASQVNYESIHKHDAFAEAFGLFGEFREELQTGSYVTTKTDLASWLGTRPSPVLSP; this is encoded by the coding sequence GTGCACGTCTACATCGGAATCGGCTCCAACCTCGGCGATCGGCAAGCGAACATTCTCGCGGCGCTGCAGCGGCTGCGCGCCTACGCCCGCATCGGGCGCGTCTCGGCTTTCTATGAGGGCGAGCCGGCCGACGGCGCGGGCGGACCGGCCTTCCTCAACGTCGCGGCGCAGATCGACACCGAGCTCGATCGCGTCGCGTTCGAACGCGTCCTGCGCGAAGTGGAACTCGCGGTGGGCCGCATCTCGGATACGCGCTTGCAGGCACGCCCGATCGACATCGATCTGCTCGCCTTCGGCGAATGGACGCATCCGCAGCTCGCGCAGCGTCCCTACAACGCGACGCCGCTGGCCGAGATCGCGCCGCAATTCGCGCAGTTTGCAAATCGAAACGGCAATAATCTGCTGCGGCGCAAGACGCGCAGCCTCCATTTTCTCGCCAATCGCCAAGAAGAAGCGCCCGACGTACGCCTCTCCCTCAATCGCGTCGGCGTCTCGCACGTGCGCCGCATCGTGCAGCTCGAGATCGACGGCACGCCGCGCGTGTTCAACGGCGAGTTCACGATGGTCGCCGACCTTTCGCCCGACAAGGCCGGCGTGCACATGTCGCGCTTCTCCGAGATTCTGGAAGAAGCGACGCTCGACGTGCTGGCCGCGTCGCCACAGCCTGCGCGTATCGAACGGTTGGTGGAAGCGATCGCGCGCGAGATCGTGCGCAGCCAGCGCGCGATTCGCGCCGACGTGCGGCTGCGCGCGGATTTCGGGCTCGAACGCTGGACGCCGGTTTCGGGCAAACGCGGCGAAGAGATCTACACGCTGGTCGGCATCGCGCACGCCGACGAAAGCGGCACGCGCCGCGTGGTAGGCGTCGAAGCCGAGGGTATGACCGCCTGTCCGTGCGCGCAGTCGATGGTGCGCGAGCATTCGCTGCACCAGTTGACGGAAGCCGGATTTTCCCAGGCTGACGCGCAGCGCGCTCTCGACGCGCTGCCGGTTGCGACGCACAACCAGCGCGGCCGCGGCGCGATTCTGCTCGGCGTCGATACCGAACACGCCGACAGCGTGCGGGCCGAGGATTTGGTCGAGATCGTCGAAAGCTCGATGTCGAGTGAGACCTACGACCTGCTCAAGCGGCCGGACGAGTTCTTCATCGTCAACAAGGCGCACCAGAATCCGAAATTCGTCGAAGACGTCGTGCGCGGCATTCTCTCGCGCGCGCTCGACATGTACGCCGACCTCCCGGACGACACGTTCGTGTTCGCGAGCCAGGTCAATTACGAGTCGATCCACAAGCACGATGCATTCGCCGAGGCATTCGGACTCTTCGGCGAATTCCGCGAAGAGCTGCAGACGGGCTCCTACGTCACAACCAAGACCGATCTCGCGTCTTGGCTAGGTACACGCCCTTCGCCTGTTCTCTCGCCGTAG
- a CDS encoding helix-turn-helix transcriptional regulator — MPTEVDSLLPLNPRAFYILLSLAEEERHGYAIARAIETITGGTVRLTPGTLYPLIRQLLLDGWIIELGEDAHDPRRRRYRLSALGRRIAQAEARRLDALVRAARSFDLLPASSRA, encoded by the coding sequence TTGCCGACCGAGGTCGATTCGCTCCTCCCGCTCAATCCGCGTGCCTTCTACATTCTACTCTCGCTGGCCGAAGAAGAACGGCACGGCTACGCGATCGCCAGGGCGATCGAGACGATCACCGGCGGCACCGTACGGCTGACGCCTGGGACGCTCTACCCGCTGATTCGCCAGCTACTCCTCGACGGTTGGATCATCGAACTCGGTGAGGACGCCCATGATCCGCGCCGCCGCCGCTACCGGCTCTCGGCGCTCGGCAGGCGTATCGCACAGGCGGAGGCGCGGCGGCTCGATGCGCTGGTGCGTGCGGCGCGCTCCTTCGATTTGCTGCCGGCGAGTTCGCGAGCGTGA
- a CDS encoding ABC transporter permease — MSVIGVLARAALLTYPADFRAHYRDEILADIEADPSRALSQLFDLVGGAITMRVDTIARDVAYAVRRLRGAPLFVGIVVLTFALGIGANVAVFSVLDAVVLKPLPFADPSSLAVVTSIDPQKDVFTALSPLDAQDIMTHSHALVQVAASFFRQPTLLLHGRPYALDGLQVSSNYLSLLGVRPRLGRAFTAADGSAGVQSAIISDQVWRERFGADPRIVGRSITLDGAAYRIVGVLAPGQLIAEGGRIRSEDVLTVLPAHPPAAQRGERMAGGVARLAPGVTLQRANAELKIVSADLARLYPDDDKGWSFFVQPLRTLALGRAASSLWVVFGAVIGILLIACANVGNMLAARWSSRDRELAVRRALGASSGRIAAQLLIETALLATLGACFGIALAYGALHGLAGLVEHALPRAGTIRIDGMSLLYALIVVVVATFLAGLSPLLSLRAMDLQSVLKSAGRGGDGSRRHRLRAVLVVLEVALAIALVTISGLVLRSFIAVIDTPLGVDSAGVVATAPVSLPSLGALSAPAAGNTSLQNDVLHRLQALPGVQSAALALTYPVGDMELESPAIVFGRPYPHGKPPLALANAVTAQYFEVFGVHPILGRAFTGADTANSASVAIVSRRFDQVYLRGMNPLEARIQIQTGPTQFHWAQVVGVVPDERIGVGADSDAASLLPEYYAPLAQLPQPFFSAVVRAPHLDPPIAGREVDGAFAAAMPLTPAPATFTIVQRIANDTQEARLTTILLGSLAAIALLLALSGIFGVVSFSVTQRSREFGVRMALGATARSIVGDVLRRALATTAIGIAFGLIITAFAARAIVSQLGAVSPFDPATFTSVVAMVFLAALLASLQPAWRAIRVEPAEALRYE, encoded by the coding sequence GTGAGTGTCATCGGCGTGCTGGCGCGCGCCGCGCTGCTTACCTATCCGGCCGACTTTCGCGCGCACTATCGCGACGAGATCCTCGCCGATATCGAAGCCGATCCCTCGCGCGCCCTCTCCCAACTCTTCGACCTGGTCGGAGGAGCCATCACGATGCGCGTTGACACGATTGCACGCGACGTCGCTTATGCCGTACGGCGCTTGCGCGGCGCACCGCTCTTCGTCGGCATCGTGGTGCTCACGTTCGCGCTCGGCATCGGTGCCAACGTCGCGGTTTTCAGCGTGCTCGATGCGGTCGTGCTCAAGCCGCTGCCGTTCGCCGATCCGTCTTCTTTGGCCGTGGTGACGTCGATCGACCCGCAGAAAGACGTCTTTACGGCGCTCTCGCCGCTCGACGCACAAGACATCATGACGCACTCACATGCGCTCGTGCAGGTCGCGGCCTCATTCTTCCGACAACCGACGCTGTTGCTCCACGGGAGGCCGTACGCGCTGGACGGATTGCAAGTCTCGTCGAACTATCTCTCGCTTCTGGGCGTGCGGCCGCGTCTTGGACGCGCTTTCACGGCAGCCGACGGCTCGGCGGGCGTACAGAGTGCGATCATTTCCGATCAGGTGTGGCGCGAACGGTTCGGCGCGGATCCGCGCATCGTTGGACGCAGCATCACGCTCGATGGGGCGGCGTATCGCATCGTCGGCGTGCTGGCACCCGGACAACTCATAGCCGAGGGAGGAAGAATTCGCAGTGAAGACGTCCTCACCGTGCTGCCTGCGCATCCACCGGCGGCGCAGCGCGGCGAGCGCATGGCCGGCGGTGTCGCTCGCCTCGCGCCGGGTGTGACACTGCAGCGCGCGAATGCCGAGCTCAAGATCGTTTCCGCGGATCTTGCGCGCCTGTATCCCGACGATGACAAGGGTTGGTCGTTCTTCGTGCAGCCGCTGCGCACGCTCGCGCTCGGCCGCGCCGCCTCCTCGCTCTGGGTCGTCTTCGGTGCCGTCATTGGCATTTTGCTCATTGCGTGTGCGAATGTCGGCAACATGCTCGCCGCGCGCTGGTCATCGCGCGATCGCGAACTCGCGGTGCGTCGCGCGCTGGGGGCGTCCTCGGGCCGCATCGCGGCGCAACTGCTGATCGAGACAGCCTTGCTTGCGACGCTCGGCGCCTGTTTCGGAATCGCGCTCGCATACGGTGCGCTGCACGGCCTCGCCGGTCTCGTGGAACACGCGCTTCCGCGTGCGGGGACGATCCGCATCGATGGAATGAGCCTACTCTATGCGCTGATCGTCGTTGTCGTAGCGACGTTTCTCGCCGGTCTTTCGCCCCTGCTCTCGCTTCGAGCAATGGATTTGCAATCAGTATTGAAGTCGGCCGGACGTGGCGGCGACGGTTCGCGCCGCCATCGGCTCCGCGCGGTGCTGGTCGTCCTCGAAGTAGCGCTCGCGATCGCGCTGGTAACGATCTCCGGCCTCGTGCTGCGTAGTTTTATCGCGGTGATCGACACTCCGCTGGGCGTCGATAGTGCCGGCGTCGTTGCCACCGCGCCGGTATCGCTGCCCTCGCTCGGCGCACTTTCGGCTCCGGCGGCCGGCAATACCAGCTTGCAAAACGACGTGCTGCACCGGCTGCAAGCGCTTCCCGGCGTGCAGTCCGCCGCGCTCGCGCTCACCTATCCCGTCGGCGACATGGAATTGGAGTCGCCGGCCATCGTCTTCGGGCGCCCCTATCCGCACGGAAAGCCGCCGCTGGCACTGGCGAACGCGGTCACGGCTCAGTATTTCGAGGTCTTCGGCGTCCATCCGATCCTCGGGCGCGCGTTCACCGGAGCGGATACCGCAAATTCCGCTTCCGTTGCCATCGTGAGCCGCCGGTTCGACCAAGTCTATCTGCGGGGCATGAATCCGCTCGAGGCGCGCATCCAAATTCAAACCGGCCCGACGCAATTCCACTGGGCGCAGGTCGTCGGCGTCGTCCCCGACGAGCGCATCGGCGTCGGTGCGGATTCCGATGCTGCCTCGCTCCTACCCGAGTATTACGCGCCGCTCGCGCAGCTTCCACAGCCCTTTTTCTCCGCGGTCGTGCGAGCCCCGCACCTCGATCCCCCGATCGCGGGCCGGGAAGTCGACGGTGCGTTTGCGGCCGCGATGCCGCTGACGCCCGCACCAGCGACGTTCACGATTGTTCAGCGCATCGCGAACGACACGCAGGAGGCGCGCTTGACGACGATCTTACTTGGATCGCTCGCGGCGATCGCGTTGCTGCTTGCACTCTCGGGGATCTTCGGCGTGGTCTCGTTCTCGGTCACCCAGCGGTCGCGCGAGTTCGGCGTCCGCATGGCGCTCGGTGCGACGGCGCGATCGATCGTCGGCGACGTGCTCCGGCGCGCGCTGGCGACCACGGCGATCGGCATTGCGTTCGGCTTGATCATCACGGCCTTCGCCGCGCGCGCGATCGTATCGCAGCTCGGTGCCGTCTCACCGTTTGACCCCGCGACGTTCACGAGCGTGGTCGCGATGGTTTTTCTCGCTGCGCTGCTAGCCTCGCTCCAGCCGGCATGGCGCGCCATCCGCGTCGAGCCGGCCGAAGCGCTTCGCTACGAATGA
- a CDS encoding MFS transporter, which translates to MNRHRYVVFGLMFLSVFVNYMDRVNFNVAIPAIRQSFGFTLDQIGAISFAWAIIYALFNFPGGWVADRLGLRRSLPLLLTWWSAFTILTPFARSLTGWFVIRGLMGAGEAPIWPINAKCARTWALPNERSTMFTLAGSGQYLGPAVGTLLAGLILVTLGWQWTFFIFGLAGLAIVPVWFVFVRDRPANSSQEHERPDWPGIRDVFFSRSGIGMLLVYITFGYILFTFINWVPAYMYYTFHLSILKSAGWASLGAFMGLAGFLISGPFNDRLVARYDRLTARRIGATVPMLGMIVCVLCSLASAHAGFAAATALLIGVAQLLMNMTVGAWAVNVVDISPNPGSTGIVYSIYNGVLNIMGAFNSLILTALATSFGFPIAFGSAVVFMLIFLCGMLLVVDRKSYTRLIARAQLAAAPA; encoded by the coding sequence GTGAACAGACACCGCTATGTCGTCTTTGGTCTGATGTTCCTGAGCGTGTTCGTAAACTACATGGACCGCGTGAACTTCAACGTCGCGATTCCCGCGATTCGCCAGAGTTTCGGCTTCACGCTCGACCAGATCGGGGCGATCTCGTTCGCTTGGGCCATCATCTACGCGCTCTTCAATTTTCCGGGTGGTTGGGTCGCGGATAGACTTGGATTGCGTCGTTCTTTGCCGCTCTTGCTCACCTGGTGGTCGGCATTCACGATCTTGACGCCGTTCGCTCGATCGCTGACCGGATGGTTCGTGATCCGGGGATTGATGGGCGCCGGTGAGGCACCGATTTGGCCGATCAACGCGAAATGCGCGCGAACCTGGGCGTTGCCGAACGAACGTTCCACGATGTTCACCCTCGCCGGCTCCGGACAATATCTCGGTCCGGCGGTCGGAACGCTGCTCGCCGGCTTGATCCTCGTGACGCTGGGTTGGCAGTGGACCTTCTTCATCTTCGGCTTGGCCGGGCTCGCCATCGTCCCGGTTTGGTTCGTATTCGTTCGCGACCGGCCCGCAAATAGTTCGCAGGAGCACGAGCGTCCCGATTGGCCGGGCATTCGCGACGTCTTCTTCAGCCGCTCAGGCATCGGCATGCTGCTCGTGTATATCACGTTCGGTTACATCCTCTTCACCTTCATCAACTGGGTCCCGGCGTACATGTACTACACCTTCCACTTGAGCATCTTGAAGAGCGCGGGCTGGGCGAGCCTCGGCGCGTTCATGGGATTGGCCGGGTTCTTGATCTCGGGTCCGTTCAACGATCGGCTCGTCGCGCGCTACGATCGGTTGACGGCACGCCGGATCGGAGCGACCGTGCCGATGCTGGGCATGATTGTCTGCGTCCTCTGCTCGCTCGCAAGCGCTCACGCCGGTTTCGCCGCCGCGACCGCGCTCCTGATCGGCGTCGCGCAGCTCCTGATGAACATGACCGTCGGGGCGTGGGCCGTCAACGTGGTCGACATCTCGCCTAATCCCGGCTCGACGGGTATCGTCTACAGCATCTACAACGGCGTGCTGAACATCATGGGCGCTTTCAACTCGCTGATCCTCACCGCGCTGGCGACGAGCTTCGGCTTTCCCATCGCCTTCGGGAGCGCCGTCGTTTTCATGCTGATCTTCCTATGCGGGATGCTGCTCGTCGTCGATCGCAAGAGCTACACGCGGCTGATCGCTCGTGCGCAGCTCGCAGCGGCACCGGCGTAG
- a CDS encoding PadR family transcriptional regulator → MELPAGDPRALVPLSSSAFYILLALAAEERHGYSIAKEVEDATNGSVHLGPGTLYRLIKQMVTDGWIVEVDRVDSEDPRRRYYRLTPWGRRIARAEAARLADAVRTAMDRRLLSANAFA, encoded by the coding sequence ATGGAACTACCTGCCGGCGATCCGCGTGCGCTCGTTCCACTCAGCTCGAGCGCGTTCTACATTCTGCTTGCTCTCGCGGCCGAGGAACGCCACGGCTATAGCATCGCCAAGGAAGTTGAGGACGCAACGAACGGCTCGGTGCACCTGGGCCCGGGCACGCTCTACCGTCTGATCAAGCAGATGGTGACCGACGGCTGGATCGTGGAAGTCGATCGTGTCGACTCCGAAGATCCGCGCCGCCGCTATTATCGCCTCACCCCCTGGGGCCGGCGTATCGCACGCGCCGAAGCAGCGCGTCTGGCCGACGCGGTGCGCACCGCAATGGATCGGCGCCTGCTCTCCGCGAACGCGTTTGCGTGA
- a CDS encoding ABC transporter permease — protein MRTLLRLVLLLAPREFRDHYGAQIDAAADEGLHARDLVDLALTGIRLRLEDFLRDAAYALRRLRAAPLFVAIVVITFALGIGANVAVFSVLNAVVLKPLPFKDPNGIVVIFDGVRGGAKVPDNLSLADPLDMRSVPTFAATTALAGDGGTMLARNTPFAVSGLDVIPDYFNILGITAELGRVLEPSDGDPGVHDIVISDEVWRSHFNADPSVIGETVRLNGVPERIVGVLRAGQPALDPNGSLRSQDFYAALPERATFADREERYLAGFARLVPAASIASTNAQLALLSTRLQKLYPKIDHDRVFSIVPVRSELLGSAASVLWIIFAAVVGILLIACANVGNLLGARWSTRDRELAVRSALGASARRIGTQLLIEAGVLATIGAAAGVALAYGALHALAGLLANALPRASTVQIDGASLLYAIGAVIAATLLAGVTPLLSLANPDLQSVLKAAGRGGDASARHRLRSTLVVLEIALALALVVVSGLTVRSFINLVSTPLGIRPNGVITSGLTMLPEKNLGTLAARAAMQRDLLARLQALPGVRAAALTAQYPLGPVSNRSNAPVFGRTYPIGSEPHATANNVTPDYFRVLGIPLLRGRVFDSDDTMGSAPVAIVNEAFAQRYLQGMNPIGVRILSQGWNDTPTNWASVVGVVGDERDKIAQPPFPEFFVPMAQGPTAYTCALVYAPDVDAAVIAREMKGAFAGALPTVQPPGMYTVAQLVADHTAQERFATILLVTLAVIALVLALSGIFGVVSFSVTQRSREFGVRIAHGATTRNIVADVLRRTLATTALGAAIGLVIAAVAARAIASQLGTVSPFDPITFTTVIVMIFLSALLASLHPALRATRIQPVEALRYE, from the coding sequence ATGCGCACGCTGCTCCGCCTCGTTCTACTCCTTGCGCCGCGCGAGTTTCGCGATCACTATGGCGCGCAGATCGACGCGGCTGCGGATGAAGGCCTGCACGCGCGCGATCTCGTCGATCTCGCCCTCACCGGAATCCGTCTGCGCCTCGAGGACTTCTTGCGCGACGCCGCCTACGCGCTGCGCCGTCTGCGCGCGGCCCCGCTCTTCGTCGCGATCGTCGTCATCACGTTCGCGCTCGGCATCGGCGCGAACGTCGCGGTCTTCAGCGTGCTCAACGCGGTCGTGCTCAAACCGCTGCCGTTCAAAGATCCGAATGGAATCGTCGTGATTTTCGATGGGGTTCGCGGCGGCGCCAAGGTGCCGGACAACCTCTCATTGGCCGACCCGCTCGACATGCGATCGGTACCAACGTTCGCGGCGACGACCGCGCTGGCCGGCGACGGCGGAACGATGCTTGCCCGGAATACACCCTTCGCGGTCAGCGGTCTCGACGTGATTCCGGATTACTTCAACATCCTCGGCATCACGGCAGAGCTCGGTCGCGTGCTCGAGCCCAGCGACGGCGATCCCGGGGTGCACGACATCGTGATTTCCGACGAGGTTTGGCGCTCGCATTTCAATGCCGACCCGAGCGTCATCGGTGAGACCGTGCGTCTCAACGGCGTCCCCGAGCGCATCGTTGGTGTGCTAAGAGCCGGTCAGCCCGCGCTCGATCCCAACGGCTCGCTGAGGTCGCAAGACTTCTACGCTGCGCTGCCCGAGCGCGCCACGTTCGCGGATCGTGAGGAACGCTACTTGGCTGGATTTGCGCGTCTGGTACCCGCGGCAAGTATCGCGAGCACGAACGCACAACTCGCGTTGCTCTCGACGCGGCTCCAGAAACTCTATCCGAAAATCGATCACGACCGCGTCTTCTCGATCGTGCCGGTACGCAGCGAGTTGCTCGGCAGCGCGGCGTCGGTACTGTGGATCATCTTCGCTGCGGTCGTGGGCATCTTGCTGATCGCATGCGCGAATGTCGGCAATCTGCTCGGCGCGCGCTGGTCGACGCGCGACCGGGAGCTCGCGGTGCGCAGCGCGCTCGGCGCGTCGGCGCGCCGGATCGGGACTCAGCTCCTGATCGAGGCCGGTGTTCTTGCGACGATCGGTGCGGCGGCCGGCGTGGCGCTCGCCTACGGTGCACTGCACGCGCTCGCCGGTCTTCTCGCAAACGCGCTGCCGCGCGCCTCGACCGTGCAGATCGACGGTGCCAGCCTGCTCTATGCAATCGGCGCAGTGATCGCGGCGACGCTGCTCGCAGGCGTCACACCGCTGCTCTCGCTTGCGAATCCCGACTTGCAGAGCGTGCTCAAGGCGGCCGGTCGTGGGGGTGACGCGTCGGCGCGTCATCGGCTGCGCTCGACGCTCGTCGTGCTCGAGATTGCGCTCGCGCTCGCGCTCGTCGTTGTCTCGGGCCTGACCGTGCGTAGTTTCATCAATCTGGTCAGCACCCCGCTCGGGATTCGCCCAAACGGGGTGATCACCAGTGGGCTGACGATGCTGCCGGAGAAGAACCTCGGCACGCTCGCCGCGCGCGCGGCAATGCAGCGCGACCTACTCGCGCGACTGCAAGCGCTCCCCGGCGTACGCGCCGCCGCCTTGACGGCGCAGTACCCTTTGGGACCGGTGAGCAACCGCAGTAACGCGCCGGTTTTTGGGCGTACATATCCGATTGGAAGCGAACCGCACGCAACGGCAAACAACGTCACGCCGGACTACTTCCGCGTGCTAGGGATTCCGCTGTTGCGCGGACGTGTCTTCGATTCCGATGACACGATGGGCTCTGCGCCGGTCGCCATCGTTAATGAGGCCTTCGCGCAGCGCTATTTGCAAGGTATGAATCCCATTGGCGTGCGCATCCTAAGCCAAGGTTGGAACGATACACCGACGAACTGGGCGAGCGTCGTCGGCGTTGTCGGTGACGAGCGCGACAAGATCGCGCAACCACCCTTTCCCGAGTTCTTCGTTCCGATGGCTCAAGGGCCGACGGCATATACCTGCGCGCTCGTCTACGCGCCGGACGTCGACGCCGCGGTGATCGCACGCGAGATGAAGGGCGCGTTTGCCGGCGCTCTGCCAACCGTACAACCTCCCGGCATGTATACAGTCGCTCAGCTCGTAGCAGACCACACCGCGCAAGAACGCTTCGCCACGATTCTCCTGGTAACGCTGGCCGTCATCGCGCTCGTGCTGGCCCTCTCCGGCATCTTCGGCGTGGTCTCGTTCTCGGTCACGCAGCGTTCGCGCGAATTCGGCGTACGCATCGCCCACGGCGCGACGACCCGCAACATCGTTGCCGATGTGCTGCGCCGCACGCTGGCGACGACCGCGCTCGGCGCGGCAATCGGCCTGGTTATCGCGGCGGTCGCGGCGCGCGCGATCGCATCGCAACTCGGCACCGTCTCCCCGTTCGATCCGATCACGTTCACGACGGTCATCGTCATGATCTTCCTCTCGGCCCTGCTGGCCTCGCTGCACCCGGCGCTGCGCGCCACGCGCATTCAACCCGTCGAGGCGCTGCGATACGAATGA
- a CDS encoding HlyD family efflux transporter periplasmic adaptor subunit, translating to MRRFAANEMDVVRAKPRGLSRGAIVALAIALLAAAAVAALFSLTRTGGGVAVDRASLVTDVVQRGTLQRSISASGALAPQEVHVVSAVQPGVIESVFVKPGAYVSAQTAIARLSNPDLDAGVVSARSAVDVARADLVSAQQQAKAAALAQRSAYTSAQAQAAMDRANVVGDAELHREGFIAGQTYLIAKIKASQSASQLGVAHAQIGVNAAEQAAKVAAARAELDQALAQLQAKEAEVDALIVRAHSDGIVQSVAVDPGARVDVGTELARVADQRALKAVLQVPEGQVHSVNIGMPVQIDTGNGIVTGSVARIAPSAQEGSVAVDVSFTGQLPPGARPDLNVDGTIDLQTLRNVLSVARPAGAADDTTIALYELDSRGTQAHLVHVRLGVGSTDRIEVLSGLSAGDTVIVSDTSAYGGAPMLALH from the coding sequence ATGAGACGCTTTGCCGCCAACGAGATGGACGTCGTCCGCGCGAAGCCGCGCGGGCTCTCGCGCGGCGCGATCGTCGCCCTCGCGATCGCGCTGCTCGCCGCGGCCGCCGTCGCTGCTCTGTTCTCGCTGACGCGCACCGGCGGCGGCGTTGCCGTCGACCGGGCAAGCCTGGTTACCGACGTCGTGCAGCGCGGTACGCTGCAGCGATCGATCTCGGCCTCGGGCGCGCTGGCGCCGCAAGAGGTGCACGTCGTATCCGCCGTGCAGCCCGGTGTGATCGAGAGCGTCTTCGTCAAACCCGGAGCGTACGTGAGCGCGCAAACGGCGATCGCGCGGCTGAGCAATCCCGATCTCGATGCCGGCGTCGTCAGCGCGCGTTCGGCGGTCGACGTGGCGCGCGCCGATCTCGTCAGCGCGCAGCAGCAGGCGAAGGCCGCGGCCCTCGCACAGCGTTCGGCGTACACCTCGGCGCAAGCACAAGCCGCGATGGACCGAGCGAACGTCGTGGGAGATGCCGAGCTCCATCGCGAGGGTTTCATCGCCGGGCAAACCTACCTGATCGCGAAGATCAAGGCCTCGCAATCGGCATCGCAGCTCGGCGTCGCGCACGCGCAGATCGGCGTCAACGCGGCCGAACAAGCGGCCAAGGTCGCGGCGGCACGGGCCGAGCTCGATCAGGCGCTCGCGCAATTGCAAGCAAAGGAAGCCGAAGTCGACGCATTGATCGTGCGCGCACATTCGGACGGCATCGTGCAGTCGGTCGCGGTCGATCCCGGCGCACGCGTCGACGTCGGAACCGAACTCGCGCGCGTTGCCGACCAGCGCGCGCTCAAAGCCGTGCTGCAGGTTCCCGAAGGTCAGGTGCATTCGGTGAACATCGGGATGCCGGTGCAGATCGATACCGGCAACGGAATCGTGACCGGAAGCGTGGCGCGGATCGCGCCCTCCGCGCAAGAAGGCAGCGTCGCCGTCGACGTGAGCTTCACCGGCCAACTGCCGCCCGGTGCGCGCCCGGATCTCAACGTCGACGGAACGATCGACCTGCAGACGCTGCGCAACGTGCTCTCGGTCGCCCGTCCGGCCGGCGCCGCCGACGACACGACGATCGCTCTCTACGAACTCGATTCGCGCGGCACGCAAGCGCATCTGGTTCACGTTCGCCTCGGCGTCGGTTCGACCGATCGCATCGAGGTGCTCTCCGGCCTGAGCGCCGGCGACACGGTCATCGTCTCCGACACCTCGGCATACGGCGGTGCGCCGATGCTCGCGCTCCATTAG
- a CDS encoding ABC transporter ATP-binding protein, with protein MLLELHGICKSYQTDELETRALRDIDLEIERGEYVSVEGPSGCGKTTLLSIIGLLDAPTSGSYVLNGRAVDSLSAGERAAIRNREIGFIFQNFNLIGDLTVQENVELPLTYRGVSKGERRRRVDEVLQLVNVAHRARHYPAQLSGGQQQRVAVARALAGNPSVLLADEPTGNLDSAHGEAVMELLGELHAGGSTIVMVTHDRRFAKYAKRTIGLLDGCLANSPDLVEMRL; from the coding sequence ATGCTGCTCGAATTGCACGGCATTTGTAAGAGCTACCAGACCGACGAGCTGGAAACGCGCGCGCTGCGCGACATCGATCTCGAGATCGAACGCGGCGAGTACGTCTCCGTCGAGGGCCCGTCGGGCTGCGGGAAGACGACCCTGCTCTCGATCATCGGTCTGCTCGATGCTCCGACCAGCGGTTCGTACGTTCTCAACGGCCGTGCTGTCGATTCGCTCTCGGCAGGCGAACGCGCCGCAATTCGAAATCGGGAGATCGGATTCATCTTTCAGAACTTCAATCTCATCGGTGACCTGACAGTCCAGGAGAACGTCGAACTGCCCCTGACGTATCGCGGCGTTTCCAAAGGCGAACGACGCCGCCGCGTCGACGAAGTGTTGCAACTCGTAAACGTCGCGCATCGCGCGCGGCATTATCCGGCGCAGCTCTCCGGCGGTCAGCAGCAGCGCGTCGCGGTGGCGCGCGCGCTCGCCGGAAATCCGTCGGTGCTGCTCGCCGACGAGCCCACCGGCAACCTCGATTCCGCCCACGGCGAGGCCGTCATGGAATTGCTCGGCGAACTGCATGCGGGCGGATCGACCATCGTGATGGTCACGCACGACCGTCGCTTCGCAAAATATGCAAAGCGCACCATCGGTCTCCTGGACGGCTGTTTGGCGAATTCACCCGACCTCGTGGAGATGCGGCTCTAG